In Astyanax mexicanus isolate ESR-SI-001 chromosome 17, AstMex3_surface, whole genome shotgun sequence, a single window of DNA contains:
- the zgc:109965 gene encoding nicalin-1-like, with protein sequence MWSRTMPLKSSRVAALLLLSAHLLHASALPAASSYEFTAYRMQQYNLHQDKRGCRGAIVVAEARAADDSILTRRCVIMKLPDFTVERYLEARRQNAAAILILLPHNISGVPEEVIQGFMESESEALKKETLMPIYVVPEDEQLLCMYSEVKLAAATKSASILVRVLRSMVTATAFQILVSNNAPIKPITNNSIITLEGVLPGVGEDPPTIAITAHYDSFGLAPWLAYGADSNGSGVAILLELARLFQRLYSDPRNKAPYHLLFSLTGGGKYNFLGTKRWLEENMDHAESSLLHDSVAFVICLDSLGSGDELFLHVSRPPKPGTPQYGFIQQLEEVISSRFPWVRFGTVHKKINLQESTVAWEHERYGMRHIPGFTVSHLEDPRSERRGSILDTGAQVDIRKIKRNAVIIAESLARYMYNLSDKGSPKEIQVFRGSLDVVDSRLSALMAMLTSVPRATQLMDKEPQQMLLINSLEQEFRRYLQQVYRHTFRTDRKDPDITFFDQMKQPMIMYRVKPAAFDLFLGGCIAGYLGIVYYAIQNFGKLYTRLKAAVKTKQQ encoded by the exons ATGTGGAGTAGAACCATGCCTTTGAAAAGCTCCAGAgttgctgctctgctgctgctgtctgcgcATCTGCTGCATGCGTCTGCTCTTCCAGCTGCATCTTCCTACGAGTTTACAGCCTACAGGATGCAGCAGTACAACCTGCATCAGGACAAACGCG GTTGCCGAGGTGCCATCGTCGTAGCAGAGGCACGTGCTGCGGATGATTCCATCCTGACCCGCCGCTGTGTGATCATGAAGTTGCCTGACTTCACAGTAGAGCGCTACCTAGAGGCCAGGAGGCAGAACGCAGCGGCGATCCTCATACTGCTCCCTCACAACATCTCAGGGGTACCTGAAGAAGTCATACAG GGGTTCATGGAGAGTGAGTCGGAGGCTCTGAAGAAGGAGACGCTGATGCCCATTTATGTGGTGCCTGAGGATGAGCAGCTGCTGTGTATGTATTCAGAGGTGAAGCTGGCTGCAGCAACCAAGTCTGCTTCCATTCTGGTCAGAG TTCTCCGCAGTATGGTCACAGCCACTGCCTTCCAGATCCTGGTGAGCAACAACGCCCCCATCAAGCCCATCACCAACAACTCCATCATCACACTAGAG GGTGTGCTTCCTGGAGTCGGAGAAGACCCACCCACCATCGCCATCACCGCCCACTACGACTCTTTCGGCCTAGCTCCG TGGCTGGCGTATGGAGCCGACTCAAACGGCAGTGGAGTTGCTATTCTGCTGGAACTGGCTCGTCTCTTTCAGCGGCTCTATAGTGACCCTCGCAACAAAGCTCC GTATCaccttcttttctctctcaccGGTGGTGGGAAGTATAATTTTCTTGGCACAAAGCGCTGGCTTGAAGAAAATATGGACCATGCAG AATCCAGTCTCCTGCACGACAGTGTGGCGTTCGTTATCTGCTTGGACTCTCTTGGCTCTGGGGATGAGCTTTTCCTCCATGTTTCTCGACCCCCAAAACCAGGGACCCCTCAGTATGGCTTCATCCAGCAGCTGGAAGAG GTGATTTCCTCCAGGTTTCCATGGGTGAGGTTTGGAACTGTGCACAAAAAGATCAATCTGCAG GAGTCCACAGTAGCATGGGAGCATGAGCGCTATGGCATGAGACACATCCCCGGTTTCACCGTCTCTCATCTGGAAGACCCTAGATCAGAGCGCAGGGGCTCCATCCTCGACACTGG GGCACAGGTGGACATCAGGAAAATCAAGAGGAATGCGGTCATTATCGCTGAGTCCTTGGCACGGTACATGTACAATCTGTCCGACAAG ggTTCTCCCAAGGAAATCCAGGTTTTCAGGGGCAGTTTG GATGTCGTGGACAGCCGCTTGTCTGCGCTGATGGCCATGTTGACGTCAGTCCCGCGAGCCACTCAGCTGATGGACAAAGAGCCACAACAGATGCTTCTCATCAACAGCTTAGAGCAGGAGTTCAGACGATACCTGCAGCAGGTCTACAGACACACCTTCCGGACAGACCGCAA agatCCTGACATTACATTCTTCGACCAGATGAAACAGCCAATGATCATGTACAG GGTGAAGCCAGCTGCATTCGATCTGTTCCTTGGTGGCTGTATTGCTGGGTATCTAGGAATAGTGTACTACGCAATCCAG AACTTTGGAAAACTTTATACAAGACTGAAGGCGGCAGTGAAGACCAAGCAGCAGTGA
- the LOC125782394 gene encoding uncharacterized protein LOC125782394, with product MAPQLQLSTYTQEFNYPTQAKTTRPRPTSAHRRNNPHPRPDFLLPRKLQTGYGLRPMFPAIAASNNVPLFPPVRHISVQCPDF from the exons ATGGCTCCTCAGCTTCAGCTCAGCACCTACACACAGGAGTTCAACTACCCCACCCAGGCCAAGACCACCCGGCCCAGACCCACATCAGCCCACCGCAGGAACAACCCCCACCCACGCCCG GACTTCCTGCTGCCACGAAAGCTGCAGACAGGATATGGACTCAGGCCGATGTTTCCAGCTATTGCAGCTTCCAACAACGTTCCTCTGTTTCCACCAGTCAGACACATATCTGTCCAGTgtccag ATTTCTGA